One Eurosta solidaginis isolate ZX-2024a chromosome 5, ASM4086904v1, whole genome shotgun sequence DNA segment encodes these proteins:
- the LOC137252477 gene encoding peritrophin-48-like gives MNKPLSILAVYIITAVSADESEPNIEEICRFVAPGTTILRPNTCEQWVRCPTAFGAADYDDGSCVYGLYFNKDTGRCESIENVNCPYESNIVKNRCASKKTGSFLPHPTNCKSYIYCQNGKEINATCPNNLIYHPTKVACVYAKQYECELKTFPANANPICKAIPKNKILADTKDCTKYYKCNKDQQLVKLECAEGQSFDYVSSKCVTQKSAICHPLAPELEPESDVCGNADNVHIGYIADEKSCSHYYICNKRANGRPDRKPLHLKCQNEHFFDINTWSCRDRLRVQCYLDRCEGIENGYVNVAGDCTAYAHCKNGVTIKRGKCGEGFNFDERLQICSQQNISYVACKS, from the exons ATGaataaac CACTAAGTATTTTGGCAGTTTACATTATCACCGCCGTAAGCGCCGATGAAAGCGAACCAAATATTGAAGAGATATGCCGATTTGTGGCGCCAGGCACCACCATTCTACGTCCCAACACATGCGAACAATGGGTGCGTTGTCCAACTGCATTTGGAGCTGCTGACTATGATGATGGGTCATGTGTTTATGGTTTATATTTCAATAAGGATACTGGACGATGTGAAAGCATTGAGAATGTCAACTGTCCGTACGAATCAAATATTGTGAAAAATAGATGCGCTTCCAAAAAAACTGGCAGCTTCCTTCCTCATCCCACTAACTGCAAAAGTTATATATATTGTCAAAATGGAAAGGAAATAAATGCGACTTGTCCCAATAACTTAATCTATCATCCAACAAAAGTAGCATGCGTTTATGCTAAACAATATGAATGCGAATTGAAGACGTTTCCCGCTAATGCCAACCCAATTTGCAAAGCTATACCCAAAAATAAGATCTTGGCAGATACTAAGGATTGCACAAAATACTACAAATGCAATAAAGACCAACAACTTGTAAAGTTGGAGTGTGCTGAAGGTCAATCATTTGATTATGTTAGTTCAAAGTGCGTAACACAAAAGTCTGCGATCTGTCATCCATTAGCACCAGAACTAGAACCGGAATCAGACGTATGTGGCAACGCAGATAATGTTCATATCGGATATATTGCTGATGAGAAATCGTGTAGTCATTATTATATATGCAACAAAAGAGCTAATGGAAGACCGGATCGCAAACCGTTGCATCTCAAATGTCAAAATGAGCATTTCTTCGATATAAATACTTGGTCATGTCGTGATCGTTTGAGAGTCCAATGTTATTTAGATCGTTGTGAAGGCATAGAGAATGGGTATGTAAATGTGGCAGGTGATTGTACGGCTTATGCGCATTGCAAAAATGGTGTTACCATTAAAAGAGGCAAATGTGGTGAGGGCTTTAATTTTGACGAACGCTTGCAGATTTGCTCTCAGCAAAATATTAGCTATGTTGCTTGTAAGTCTTAA
- the LOC137251804 gene encoding peritrophin-44, with the protein MDKTTIRILLATTVVAWVNAESEYLSVRDICSRMPAGIFILRPNSCNNWLQCPTSPDAQDYDEGFCAYGLYFNKDSNRCDSIENVSCPFESTQTKPENRCATAKDGAFLADPENCNGFVFCANGEETRSSCPKGLLFHPSKSACVYPKEYKCPKKSENISADPICNSIATGTIFADITDCTKYHQCTNGGKLDSLQCADGQAFNHTTLKCVPRKAAVCHPLAPELQPELEVCGTEGNIRVGYIADEASCSGYYICAKEDDGKPDRKPTHLKCQNGYFFDSNTWSCRDRLNVKCNLDRCEGMDNKYVNVAGDCGAYARCKNGVTINTGKCESDYFFDERTQGCTPHKISYIACAA; encoded by the exons ATGGACAAGA caacGATCCGTATTTTATTAGCCACCACTGTCGTTGCTTGGGTAAACGCAGAGAGCGAATACTTGTCTGTGCGTGATATTTGTAGCCGCATGCCAGCCGGCATATTTATTCTACGCCCAAATTCTTGCAACAATTGGCTACAATGTCCCACATCACCCGACGCTCAGGACTACGACGAAGGTTTCTGTGCTTATGGTCTATATTTTAATAAGGACTCAAATCGCTGCGATTCTATTGAGAATGTTTCATGCCCCTTTGAAAGTACACAAACTAAACCAGAAAATCGTTGCGCCACGGCAAAAGATGGCGCCTTCTTGGCAGATCCAGAAAATTGCAATGGCTTTGTCTTTTGCGCGAATGGTGAGGAGACACGTTCAAGTTGTCCCAAAGGATTATTATTTCATCCTAGTAAATCAGCTTGCGTTTATCCGAAAGAATATAAGTGCCCGAAAAAATCCGAAAATATATCAGCAGATCCTATCTGCAATTCTATAGCTACTGGCACGATCTTTGCAGATATAACCGATTGTACCAAATATCATCAATGTACCAATGGCGGCAAACTCGATTCATTGCAATGCGCAGATGGTCAGGCATTCAATCATACAACCTTGAAGTGTGTACCCCGAAAAGCGGCAGTTTGTCATCCCTTAGCACCAGAATTGCAACCCGAGTTGGAAGTCTGTGGCACAGAAGGAAATATCCGTGTCGGCTATATTGCTGATGAGGCATCCTGCAGTGGATATTACATATGCGCGAAAGAAGACGACGGCAAGCCTGATCGCAAGCCGACACATCTAAAATGTCAAAACGGCTACTTCTTCGATAGTAATACTTGGTCGTGTCGCGATCGTTTGAATGTCAAGTGCAACTTGGATCGTTGTGAGGGCATGGATAATAAGTATGTCAATGTTGCGGGTGATTGCGGGGCTTATGCGCGTTGTAAGAACGGTGTCACAATCAATACTGGCAAATGTGAATCGGACTATTTCTTCGATGAGCGTACTCAGGGTTGTACACCACACAAAATTAGTTACATAGCTTGTGCGGCCTaa
- the LOC137252043 gene encoding peritrophin-44 codes for MRKMDMLTNFAILMLIAIANANFNATITCSLLSNGIRIKDPDNCNSWITCIEGAPHNGTCASELFYDRNTQTCVNATSIKCISNNPCAPLDSASGFTADPYTCNGYYYCNEGVGTRGACGTDYNFDPNRTDCVRGYVCGVQIAPDSYCNILPDGVFIKNPNTCNGYQLCWHSEVLNLTCPKGYYYNALKGDCDYTTDVKCAEAITYTPPAAATEFCGHTGIFVSDRESCNGYYYCAVSSDSASGIELKHGVCPNGRFFCAENGGECVPRINVVCSYNRCVGSDSNSIVLANVSNDGCHGYTICQGGMVIGNGTCPDDGYFDELTQICTNEVVDFPACATWRQLNAYMELFILKSDKYKN; via the exons ATGAGAAAAATGGATATG CTAACAAACTTCGCCATTTTGATGCTGATCGCGATTGCTAATGCCAACTTTAACGCCACCATCACTTGCAGCTTACTCTCTAACGGTATTCGTATAAAAGATCCAGACAATTGCAACTCATGGATAACGTGCATTGAAGGCGCACCACATAACGGCACCTGCGCAAGCGAACTCTTCTATGATCGCAATACACAAACTTGCGTAAATGCGACGAGCATAAAATGTATTTCGAACAATCCATGCGCACCACTAGATAGCGCTAGCGGCTTTACAGCTGATCCCTACACATGTAATGGCTATTATTATTGCAATGAGGGCGTAGGAACACGCGGTGCATGTGGCACTGACTACAATTTCGATCCCAATAGAACGGATTGCGTAAGAGGTTATGTTTGTGGTGTACAAATCGCTCCGGATAGTTATTGTAATATCCTGCCAGATGGAGTGTTCATCAAAAATCCAAACACTTGCAATGGCTATCAATTATGCTGGCACAGTGAAGTATTGAACTTAACATGTCCTAAGGGCTATTACTATAATGCTTTAAAAGGTGATTGCGATTACACAACGGATGTGAAGTGCGCTGAAGCTATTACATATACACCGCCTGCCGCCGCTACGGAGTTTTGTGGACATACAGGCATATTTGTATCGGATCGAGAAAGCTGCAACGGTTATTATTACTGTGCTGTGTCATCAGACAGTGCTTCGGGAATCGAACTGAAGCATGGCGTCTGTCCAAATGGACGATTTTTTTGCGCGGAAAATGGGGGCGAATGTGTGCCACGTATCAATGTCGTTTGCAGTTACAATCGTTGTGTTGGCTCCGATAGCAATAGCATTGTTTTAGCAAATGTATCGAATGATGGCTGTCATGGCTATACGATTTGTCAAGGTGGAATGGTGATTGGCAATGGCACTTGCCCTGATGATGGCTATTTCGATGAACTAACACAAATTTGCACCAATGAGGTGGTAGATTTTCCCGCATGTGCCACTTGGAGACAACTTAACGCTTATATGGAACTATTCATTTTAAAGTCTgataaatataaaaactaa
- the LOC137252042 gene encoding peritrophin-48 has product MFFKKSPRNIFALALILLGSCADAALDVNMNHICLLLTNSALIASGDSCTSYYSCYNGVATLQYCSGGTYFDKNSQACVSQAPAYCSTPNSDPCVGHNVGTFVAVPGSCAGFYYCSTTGAQRSNCPNNLVFNPTKQACDFSSIYLCDESTNTNVVDKTVVNLCSFVQNHVYIGNAFSCSAWQICNNDNSFTTGTCGNGLVFDTKQVLCNYPTAVECSQVTYDPSLDVTAAASGGTCTTNGAIKKATACNQYYLCNGMTWVLKNCIGNLFFDTKTLQCVNRLNAYNDCDRCVSTTDSFVNSFGTNCTGYSFCSHGVQQSPGTCPTGMFFNEVLEGCTDDNPEFAFCAEVGSSAGSQSTTTSTPTTTEESTTSTPTTTEGSTTSTPTTTEESTTSTPTTTEGSTTSTPTTTERSTT; this is encoded by the exons ATGTTTT ttaaaAAATCACCACGCAACATTTTTGCGTTAGCCCTAATCTTGCTTGGAAGCTGTGCCGATGCAGCACTCGATGTTAATATGAACCACATTTGTCTGTTATTGACCAACAGTGCGCTCATAGCCAGCGGTGATTCTTGCACCTCCTACTATTCGTGCTACAATGGAGTTGCCACACTTCAATATTGTTCAGGTGGCACATACTTCGATAAGAATTCACAAGCTTGCGTCAGTCAGGCGCCAGCCTACTGCAGCACGCCTAATTCCGATCCATGTGTTGGACATAATGTGGGCACATTCGTGGCTGTACCTGGTTCATGCGCCGGTTTCTATTACTGCTCTACAACTGGTGCACAACGCAGCAATTGTCCAAATAATTTGGTATTCAATCCCACGAAGCAAGCATGCGATTTTAGTAGCATCTATCTCTGTGACGAATCCACGAATACGAATGTTGTTGATAAAACCGTTGTCAATTTATGTTCCTTTGTACAGAATCATGTCTATATTGGTAATGCATTCAGTTGTTCAGCATGGCAAATATGCAACAACGACAATAGCTTTACAACCGGAACGTGTGGTAATGGTTTAGTTTTCGATACAAAACAAGTCTTGTGCAATTATCCAACAGCCGTTGAATGCTCACAG GTGACATACGATCCCAGCCTTGATGTCACTGCAGCAGCTAGTGGTGGTACTTGTACAACAAAC ggTGCAATTAAAAAAGCTACCGCTTGTAATCAATATTATCTATGTAACGGTATGACATGGGTTTTGAAGAATTGTATCGGCAACTTATTCTTCGATACCAAAACTTTACAATGCGTAAATCGCTTGAACGCCTACAATGACTGTGATCGCTGTGTTAGTACGACTGATTCTTTTGTAAATTCATTTGGCACAAATTGCACTGGTTATTCGTTTTGTTCTCATGGCGTACAACAAAGCCCCGGCACATGCCCAACCGGAATGTTCTTCAACGAGGTACTGGAAGGTTGTACGGATGACAATCCAGAATTCGCTTTCTGCGCCGAAGTGGGAAGTTCAGCAGGTTCACAATCGACTACAACATCTACACCAACAACTACCGAAGAGTCTACAACATCTACACCAACAACTACCGAAGGGTCTACAACATCTACACCAACAACTACCGAAGAGTCTACAACATCTACACCAACAACTACCGAAGGGTCTACAACTTCTACACCAACCACTACCGAACGGTCTACAACCTAA